The sequence CCTCCAGCGTCACATGCGGCAGCTCGCCCCCCTGCCGCAGGTACAGGCAGGAGTTCAGCTTCATCAGATGCTCATATCCCGCCTCGCTCTGGGCCAGCAGCACCAGCGGTGCGGGCGGCTTGGGCCGCTCGCCGGGCGCCGGTTCGGTGAACCGCAGATCCACCTGGCAGCCGATGATCGGCTGCACCCCGGCGCCGCTCGCTGACACGGAAAATTCCAGCGCCGAGAACAGGTTGTTGGTATCGGTCACCGCAATCGCGGGCATACCGTGCTTCTTGCACAGGTCCGGCAGCTTTTTCAGCCGCAGGGCGCCTTCCAGCAGCGAGTATTCGGTATGGGTGCGCAGATGAATGAATCGGGGAGAGCTTGTCATGCCGCCACGCTACCGTATTGCCGCAACGGGGTGAAAGAGTGAACTGCGCGGCCTGCCTCCCGGAATAGCGGAACGAACCACAGGCATTTTCAGGATTTTTTTGAAGCTGTTTCGCACCGCAGCCGGTCCGTCCGTAAAGGTACAGCTAAAAAGCATAAAAAATAACAACATAACCCTAAATGCCGCAATTTTCTTGCGCCGCAAAATACTGCACCGCAGCGGCGGTTTTCCTTGCTTTGACAAAGGGATGCTCCCTAGGCTGGTATCAGCAAGCAAAAAACAGCCCGCCTCTCCTTCTACGCCGCATCGAAGGGAGGCACACCGGGTCAACGGGGTAACGCGGCGGGTCTCGGGAAGATGGCACTCACCTTTCGTCTGAACGGTGAAACGGTCCGCATCACGGACGCAAGCCCATCAGTAACGCTGCTGGACTGGCTGCGCGAAGAAAAGGGCCTCACCGGCACCAAAGAAGGCTGCAACGAAGGCGATTGCGGCGCCTGCACTGTCATGGTCACCGATTCACGTGGATCCAAGGCCTTGAACGCCTGCATCCTGTTCCTGCCGCAGCTGCAGGGCAAGTCGGTGCGCACCGTCGAAGGTGCCTCCGGCCCGGACGGCAGCCTGCACCCGGTGCAGCAGGCCATGGTCGATCACCACGGCAGCCAATGCGGCTTCTGCACCCCCGGTTTCATCATGTCGATGGTCACCGCCCACGCCAACGGCGCCACGGATTTCGACGACCAGCTGGCAGGCAACCTCTGCCGCTGCACCGGCTACGCTCCGATCATCCGCGCCGCCGAGGCCGCAAAAGACGACCCCGTTCCCGACTGGATCGCCCAAGAAGGATCCTTCATCTGGCCGGAAATATCCCGGGGGGAGGCCGCAGGCCGGGGGGCAGAGCCCCCTTCCGGCAAACAGGCGGCAGCGCCCCCGCTCCTGCCAGCCTCATCCGACGAACTCGCCGAACTCTACAGCGCCCACCCCGAGGCCACCCTGATTGCAGGCGCCACCGATGTGGGCCTCTGGGTCACCAAGCAGCTCCGCCACCTGCCGCAGATGATCTTCCTCGGCGGCTGCGATGACCTGAAGGGCATTGAGGTCACGGACAGCGCCGTCCGCATCGGCGCCATGGCCGACATGAACGCCCTGCGCGACGCGATGGATCCGCTGCACCCGTCTTTCGCCGAAATGCTGCGCCGCTTTGCCTCCCAGCAGATCCGCGCCGCCGCCACCATCGGCGGCAATATCGCCAACGGTTCCCCCATCGGCGACACCCCGCCCGCGCTGATTGCCCTCGGCGCAACCCTGCATCTGCGCAAGGGCGGCGACCGCCGGGAACTGCCGCTGGAGGATTTCTTCCTCGACTACGGCAAGCAGGACCGCCAGCCGGGTGAGTTCGTCGAGGCCGTCAGTTTCCCGCGCCAGCCCGACGCCCTGAAGGTCTACAAGCTGTCGAAACGCTTTGACCAGGATATCTCCGCCGTCCTCGGCGCCTTCAACGTGACCCTGATGAACGGCAAGGTCTCCGCCGCCCGCATCGCCTTTGGCGGCATGGCCGGCATTCCGAAACGCGCCGCACACGTCGAGGCGGCCCTGGCTGGCCAGCCCTGGACCGAAGCCACGATCGGTGCCGCCGCCAAGGCCTTTGATCAGGACTTCACCCCGATGTCCGACATGCGCGCCTCTGCCGAATACCGGCTGGAAACCGCGCGCAATATGCTGACCCGCTATTTCGCCGACCTGAACGGCCAGCCGGTCTCGGTGCTGGAGGTGCGGCCATGAGTGTCAGCAAACCCCTCCCCCATGACTCCGCCCGGCTGCATGTAACCGGCGCGGCCCGTTATACCGATGACATCCCCAGCCCCCACGGCACGCTGCATCTGGCCTTCGGCGTTTCCCCTATTGCCCGCGGCCATATCACTGGCATGGACCTGAGCGAAGTGCAGAACAGCCCCGGCGTGGTGGCGGTGCTGACTGCCAAGGGGCTGCCTTTTGCCAATGACGTCTCCCCCTCGATCCATGACGAGCCGCTGCTGGCGGCGGGTACCGTCAACTATGTTGGCCAGCCGGTGTTTGTGGTGGTGGCCGACAGCCATCTGAATGCCCGCATCGCCGCCCGCAAGGGCAAGGTCGACTATCAGGAAGAACCTGCCCTCCTAACCCTTGACGCCGCGCTGGCCGCCGACAGCCGTTTCGAGGAAGGCCCGCGCATCTACCGCAAAGGCGACGCTGCTGCCGCCATTGATGCCGCCCCGCACACCGTCGAGGGCACGTTTGAACTGGGCGGGCAGGAGCACTTCTATCTCGAAGGCCAGGCGGCCATGGCGCTGCCGCAGGAGGATGGCGGCATGCACGTCCACTCCTCCACCCAGCACCCGACCGAGATTCAGCACAAGGTGGCAGAGGCGATCGGCCTGCTGATGCACGCCGTCCGGGTCGAGACCCGCCGCATGGGCGGCGGCTTTGGCGGCAAGGAAAGCCAGGGCAACGCGCTGGCCGTCGCCTGCGCCGTCGCTGCCCGGCTGACCGGCAAGCCCTGCAAGATGCGCTATGACCGCGACGACGACATGGTGATCACCGGCAAGCGCCACGCCTTCCGCATCTCCTACCGTGCGGGATTCGGCGAGGACGGCCGCCTGCAAGGCGTCGAGTTCCTGCATCTGGTGGATTGCGGCTGGGCGCAGGACCTGTCGCTGCCGGTCGCTGACCGCGCCATGCTGCACGCCGACAACGCTTACCTCATCCCCAATATCCGCATCGAAAGCCACCGCCTGCGCACCAACCGGCAAAGCGCCACCGCCTACCGCGGCTTTGGCGGCCCGCAGGGCATGGTGGGGATCGAACGGGTGATGGACCATATCGCGCATGACCTGGGGATGGACCCGGCTGAGCTGCGGCAGCGCAACTACTACGCGCCGATGCAATCACCAGACGCGCCCGCAGGCGAACCGCAGGACACCTCCGGCCAGCCGCTGGACCCGGACGCCGATCTCGCCTCCCGCGGCGCACCAGTGCAGCCCGCCAAAACCAGCCTGCCGCCCAAGGACGTGCAGACCACGCCCTACCACATGCCGGTCGAGGACTTTATCCTGCACGATCTGACCGCGCAGCTGCTGAAATCCTCGGACTACGCGGCGCGCAAGGCGGACATTGCCAAGTGGAACCAAGGCCAGACCCACCTGAAGCGGGGCATCGCCTTTTCGCCGGTGAAGTTCGGGATTTCTTTCACCCTGACACATCTCAACCAGGCCGGCGCGCTGGTGCATGTCTACCAGGACGGCTCGGTGCATCTGAACCATGGCGGCACCGAGATGGGCCAGGGGCTGTTCCAGAAGGTGGCGCAGGTCGCCGCCAGCCGCTTTGGCATCCCGCTGGAGAAGGTGAATATCACTGCCAGCGACACCGGCAAGGTGCCCAACACCTCGGCCACCGCCGCCTCCTCCGGCTCGGACCTGAACGGCATGGCAGTCAAGGCCGCCTGCGACACCCTGCGCAGCCGCATGGCCGAGCATCTGGCACTGCAGCATCAGGCAAGCCCCGGCGACGTGGTTTTTGATAACGGCATGGTGCGGATCGGCCAGGATGAGATGACATTCGAAAAGGCCGCCATGACCTGCTACCAGGGCCGCGTCAGCCTGTCGGCCACCGGGTTCTACAAGACGCCCAAGGTCGAATGGGACCGGATCAAGGGCCAGGGCCGCCCGTTCTACTACTTCGCCTACGGCGCCGCGGTGACAGAGGTGGCGGTGGATGCGCTCACCGGCGAGAACCGCATCCTGCGCGCCGACATCCTGCATGACGCCGGCGCCTCGCTGAACCCGGGCATCGACATCGGCCAGATCGAGGGCGGCTATGTCCAGGGCGCGGGCTGGCTGACGACCGAAGAACTGGTCTGGGACGATACAGGCCGCCTGCGCACACATGCGCCCTCCACCTACAAGATCCCCGCCTGCTCCGACCGGCCGGATGTGTTCAACGTGAATCTTTTCGACGGCCAGAACCG is a genomic window of Leisingera caerulea DSM 24564 containing:
- the xdhB gene encoding xanthine dehydrogenase molybdopterin binding subunit, translating into MSVSKPLPHDSARLHVTGAARYTDDIPSPHGTLHLAFGVSPIARGHITGMDLSEVQNSPGVVAVLTAKGLPFANDVSPSIHDEPLLAAGTVNYVGQPVFVVVADSHLNARIAARKGKVDYQEEPALLTLDAALAADSRFEEGPRIYRKGDAAAAIDAAPHTVEGTFELGGQEHFYLEGQAAMALPQEDGGMHVHSSTQHPTEIQHKVAEAIGLLMHAVRVETRRMGGGFGGKESQGNALAVACAVAARLTGKPCKMRYDRDDDMVITGKRHAFRISYRAGFGEDGRLQGVEFLHLVDCGWAQDLSLPVADRAMLHADNAYLIPNIRIESHRLRTNRQSATAYRGFGGPQGMVGIERVMDHIAHDLGMDPAELRQRNYYAPMQSPDAPAGEPQDTSGQPLDPDADLASRGAPVQPAKTSLPPKDVQTTPYHMPVEDFILHDLTAQLLKSSDYAARKADIAKWNQGQTHLKRGIAFSPVKFGISFTLTHLNQAGALVHVYQDGSVHLNHGGTEMGQGLFQKVAQVAASRFGIPLEKVNITASDTGKVPNTSATAASSGSDLNGMAVKAACDTLRSRMAEHLALQHQASPGDVVFDNGMVRIGQDEMTFEKAAMTCYQGRVSLSATGFYKTPKVEWDRIKGQGRPFYYFAYGAAVTEVAVDALTGENRILRADILHDAGASLNPGIDIGQIEGGYVQGAGWLTTEELVWDDTGRLRTHAPSTYKIPACSDRPDVFNVNLFDGQNREDTIYRSKAVGEPPFMLGISAWLALSDAVAAFGEAYPALNAPATAEEVWRAVRRVRDGI
- the xdhA gene encoding xanthine dehydrogenase small subunit, which produces MALTFRLNGETVRITDASPSVTLLDWLREEKGLTGTKEGCNEGDCGACTVMVTDSRGSKALNACILFLPQLQGKSVRTVEGASGPDGSLHPVQQAMVDHHGSQCGFCTPGFIMSMVTAHANGATDFDDQLAGNLCRCTGYAPIIRAAEAAKDDPVPDWIAQEGSFIWPEISRGEAAGRGAEPPSGKQAAAPPLLPASSDELAELYSAHPEATLIAGATDVGLWVTKQLRHLPQMIFLGGCDDLKGIEVTDSAVRIGAMADMNALRDAMDPLHPSFAEMLRRFASQQIRAAATIGGNIANGSPIGDTPPALIALGATLHLRKGGDRRELPLEDFFLDYGKQDRQPGEFVEAVSFPRQPDALKVYKLSKRFDQDISAVLGAFNVTLMNGKVSAARIAFGGMAGIPKRAAHVEAALAGQPWTEATIGAAAKAFDQDFTPMSDMRASAEYRLETARNMLTRYFADLNGQPVSVLEVRP